In a single window of the Bos javanicus breed banteng chromosome 16, ARS-OSU_banteng_1.0, whole genome shotgun sequence genome:
- the LOC133227534 gene encoding C4b-binding protein alpha chain-like — MSPKLQRIFPALCLLGVLSLLHCPPVLCDCESPPVIAHGQRKIVSNFFTFDHQAVYECDEGYILVGAKELSCTSSGWSPAVPQCKALCLKPEIEYGRLSVEKVRYVEPERITIQCESGFSVVGSENITCSEDRTWYPEVPKCEWEYPEGCEQVVTGRKLLKCLSSPEEVKLALEVYKLSLEIALLELQTDKPKDAS; from the exons atgtccCCCAAGTTGCAGAGAATTTTTCCAGCACTGTGTCTCCTTGGGGTCCTATCTCTATTGCATTGCCCACCTGTCCTGTGCG ATTGTGAATCCCCGCCTGTCATTGCCCATGGACAACGTAAAATAGTCTCTAACTTCTTTACGTTTGATCACCAAGCTGTATATGAATGTGATGAAGGGTACATCCTGGTTGGAGCAAAAGAACTCTCCTGCACGTCTTCAGGCTGGTCACCTGCGGTCCCTCAGTGTAAAG CATTGTGTCTGAAACCAGAGATAGAATATGGAAGGTTATCTGTGGAGAAGGTTAGATATGTTGAACCTGAAAGAATTACTATCCAGTGTGAGTCTGGCTTTAGTGTGGTTGGTTCTGAAAATATCACTTGCTCAGAGGACCGAACCTGGTACCCGGAGGTGCCCAAGTGTGAGTGG GAGTATCCTGAAGGCTGTGAGCAAGTAGTCACAGGCAGGAAACTCTTGAAGTGCCTCTCAAGCCCAGAGGAGGTGAAATTGGCCCTGGAAGTGTACAAGCTGTCCCTGGAGATTGCACTCCTGGAGCTTCAGACAGATAAGCCAAAGGATGCCTCTTAG